One window of Methanomicrobia archaeon genomic DNA carries:
- a CDS encoding PAS domain S-box protein → GPIRGALIMGRYLDSGEIEDLGETTQVSLSAHRFDDSQLPSDFKAAESFLSEDAHIFIQPLSEESIAGYALLEDIYGQPALVLKVDMPRSIYGQGQATVNYFILLILAIGLMFSVAVLLFLNKFVLAPLSRLSDGVSSIGASSDLSHRVPISGRDEFSKLGGTINETLASLEQSQRALQESEEKYSTFFKTSRDPVFITSRDGRWLDFNEAMVEILGYENRDELMKVNVPDLYANPDERGQHIKTIEEQGFSKEYPVNLRRKDGGIINTLITSVVKKDEAGNVMGFQGTIRDVTERKRWEEERARAEKRQLHLIKELERVNEELKDFAYIISHDLKAPLRAITSLAQWISEDYADKLDNEGKELLDLLMSRVKRMHALIDGVLEYSRIGRLEEEKSEVDLNTLVSGVIDLIQPPETIDIDIVDQLPTIYCEKTRMEQVFQNLLSNAVRYMDEPEGKVRIGCTEEDGYWKFSVADNGPGIEEKYYKDIFQMFQTLKPRDEVESTGVGLTIAKKIVESQGGEIWVESKVGEGSTFFFTVPKEAGGDNHEKGRLDTPGRR, encoded by the coding sequence AGGCCCTATTCGCGGTGCACTGATTATGGGTCGCTACTTGGACTCTGGAGAGATAGAGGATCTGGGAGAGACGACACAAGTGTCTCTCAGTGCGCACCGGTTCGACGATTCGCAGTTACCTTCCGATTTTAAAGCGGCGGAATCATTTTTATCTGAAGATGCACATATCTTCATCCAACCACTGAGTGAAGAGTCTATTGCGGGATACGCCCTGTTAGAGGACATTTACGGGCAACCCGCGCTTGTCTTGAAAGTGGATATGCCCCGGAGTATCTATGGGCAAGGCCAAGCCACTGTGAATTATTTTATCCTCTTGATTCTGGCAATAGGGCTTATGTTTAGCGTGGCGGTCCTGTTGTTCTTGAATAAGTTTGTACTCGCTCCGTTGAGCCGCCTTAGCGATGGCGTTAGTAGCATAGGTGCAAGCAGTGACCTCTCACACCGAGTCCCCATATCGGGAAGAGATGAATTTTCGAAACTTGGCGGCACGATCAACGAGACCTTGGCCTCTTTAGAGCAGTCCCAAAGAGCACTGCAGGAGAGCGAGGAGAAATACAGTACATTCTTCAAAACCTCACGAGACCCCGTATTCATTACGTCCAGAGATGGCAGATGGCTGGACTTTAATGAGGCTATGGTGGAGATTCTTGGTTATGAAAACAGGGATGAATTGATGAAGGTTAACGTGCCCGATTTATACGCGAATCCCGATGAACGGGGGCAGCATATCAAAACAATTGAAGAACAAGGCTTCTCAAAAGAATATCCGGTCAATTTACGACGAAAAGATGGTGGTATCATCAACACCCTTATCACGTCGGTTGTCAAAAAAGACGAAGCAGGGAACGTTATGGGCTTTCAAGGAACAATTCGGGACGTTACGGAACGCAAAAGATGGGAAGAAGAACGAGCTCGGGCAGAAAAAAGGCAGTTACACCTTATCAAAGAATTGGAGCGCGTCAATGAAGAATTAAAGGATTTTGCGTACATAATTTCGCATGATTTAAAGGCCCCTCTGCGCGCTATTACGTCGTTGGCTCAGTGGATATCGGAGGATTATGCGGATAAACTGGATAACGAGGGTAAAGAGCTGCTGGATTTGCTGATGAGTCGCGTGAAGAGAATGCACGCGTTAATTGACGGTGTCCTGGAATATTCACGAATCGGGCGCTTGGAAGAGGAAAAGAGTGAAGTGGATTTGAATACCCTTGTCTCAGGAGTAATTGACCTGATTCAGCCTCCTGAAACGATAGACATTGACATCGTCGACCAGTTACCGACCATTTACTGTGAGAAGACGCGGATGGAGCAGGTGTTCCAGAATTTACTGAGCAACGCCGTACGGTATATGGACGAGCCAGAAGGGAAAGTGAGGATTGGCTGCACCGAGGAGGACGGGTATTGGAAGTTCAGCGTTGCGGATAACGGGCCGGGAATCGAGGAGAAATACTATAAGGACATCTTCCAGATGTTCCAAACTCTGAAACCGCGTGACGAAGTGGAGAGTACCGGTGTTGGTCTGACCATAGCGAAGAAGATCGTTGAGAGCCAGGGTGGTGAAATATGGGTGGAATCAAAAGTAGGCGAGGGTAGTACCTTCTTCTTTACCGTTCCTAAAGAGGCTGGAGGTGATAACCATGAGAAAGGACGTCTTGATACTCCTGGTAGAAGATGA
- a CDS encoding PAS domain S-box protein, translating into MNNGSYNVLVIEDDPVDQRAFRRFVKGNGSPYNYTIAESVAEAKSILAAERFDIVLSDYLLGDGTVFDIFNLKTDLPIILITGAGDEEIAVKAMKSGAYDYLIKDLEQNYFKVLPATVENAISRKKAKDALRESEEKYRTLTENINIGVYRNTVGPDGSFIEANPAMVRMFGYESKEEFFAITVADLYQNPDDSTKFNEKLLQERFVRNEELPLRKKDGTPFIGSVSAVAAEDGGGAVIFYDAIIEDITERKKEEKERERILKALEAKNKELERFTYTVSHDLRSPLVTVQGFISMLQTDLEQNEREKAETDLKYISNAATQMDTLLSDTLQLSRIGRVANPPEDVPFGEIVHEALEQTAEQIKSSGAEISVADDLPTVHVDRMRIAEVLVNLIGNSIKYMSDSVSPKIAIGHHRKDKEAVFFVKDNGIGIDKNQHEKVFELFYKLDKNSEGTGAGLAIVKRIIEVHGGRIWIESEKGTGCTVYFTVPVVRTN; encoded by the coding sequence ATGAACAATGGGAGCTACAACGTTTTAGTAATTGAAGATGACCCAGTTGACCAGAGGGCGTTTCGGCGGTTTGTCAAAGGAAATGGCTCTCCCTATAATTACACAATTGCCGAATCAGTAGCAGAAGCGAAGAGTATTTTGGCTGCCGAGAGATTCGATATAGTGCTTTCAGATTATTTGCTCGGCGATGGCACCGTATTTGATATATTTAACCTGAAAACCGATTTGCCTATCATACTCATTACAGGGGCTGGAGATGAAGAGATAGCAGTGAAAGCAATGAAATCAGGCGCCTATGATTACCTGATAAAGGATCTGGAGCAGAATTATTTCAAAGTTCTACCAGCTACGGTAGAAAACGCAATCAGCCGAAAAAAAGCGAAGGATGCACTACGGGAGAGCGAAGAGAAATACCGAACGTTAACGGAGAATATCAATATTGGGGTTTATCGAAATACCGTTGGACCTGATGGTAGTTTTATCGAGGCGAATCCGGCGATGGTTAGAATGTTTGGCTATGAGAGCAAAGAAGAGTTCTTTGCAATAACGGTCGCAGATTTATATCAAAATCCAGACGATAGTACGAAGTTTAATGAGAAACTCTTACAGGAGCGATTTGTACGGAACGAGGAATTACCGTTAAGGAAGAAGGATGGTACTCCCTTTATTGGTTCCGTCTCGGCAGTAGCAGCAGAAGATGGGGGCGGGGCAGTAATATTTTATGATGCCATTATCGAAGACATCACCGAGCGTAAAAAGGAGGAGAAAGAACGGGAGCGCATTCTTAAAGCGCTTGAAGCAAAGAACAAAGAGCTTGAGCGGTTCACCTATACGGTCTCTCACGACTTACGATCACCGCTTGTCACTGTACAGGGCTTCATTAGTATGCTCCAGACGGACTTGGAACAGAATGAGCGAGAGAAAGCGGAAACCGATTTGAAGTATATATCAAACGCCGCTACACAGATGGACACACTGCTCAGTGACACTTTGCAACTCTCACGCATCGGTCGCGTGGCGAACCCGCCAGAGGACGTGCCGTTTGGTGAGATCGTTCATGAAGCACTGGAGCAGACCGCCGAGCAGATAAAATCGAGTGGCGCGGAAATCTCCGTGGCTGATGACCTCCCTACGGTTCACGTGGACAGAATGCGGATAGCCGAGGTGCTGGTGAACCTCATCGGGAATAGTATAAAATACATGAGCGATTCGGTGAGTCCAAAAATAGCGATCGGGCATCATAGAAAGGACAAAGAAGCCGTATTCTTTGTGAAAGACAACGGGATAGGAATAGACAAGAACCAGCACGAGAAGGTCTTCGAGCTGTTTTATAAGTTGGACAAGAATAGCGAGGGGACGGGTGCAGGGCTCGCGATCGTAAAACGAATAATCGAGGTGCATGGTGGTCGTATCTGGATCGAGTCAGAAAAAGGGACGGGTTGCACGGTTTATTTCACAGTGCCCGTTGTGCGAACGAACTAA
- a CDS encoding response regulator — translation MRKDVLILLVEDDRVDAMTVKRALKDLKVTNPLVIVSNGEEALAFLRDAQNERPGIILLDLNMPKMNGIEFLKVAKQDAALKSIPVVVLTISQEEQDKIDSFNLGVAGYMIKPVDYKQFVEVVRTIDLYWTLSELLNQEK, via the coding sequence ATGAGAAAGGACGTCTTGATACTCCTGGTAGAAGATGACCGCGTCGATGCAATGACGGTCAAACGTGCTCTTAAAGACCTCAAGGTCACGAACCCGCTGGTTATCGTCTCCAACGGCGAAGAGGCATTAGCGTTCTTGCGAGATGCACAGAATGAACGACCCGGAATTATTCTCTTGGACTTGAATATGCCAAAGATGAACGGGATAGAATTCCTGAAAGTGGCAAAGCAGGATGCAGCGCTGAAGAGTATCCCGGTCGTCGTCTTAACCATCTCGCAGGAGGAGCAGGACAAAATTGACAGCTTTAATCTGGGTGTTGCCGGATACATGATCAAACCCGTTGACTACAAACAGTTTGTAGAAGTGGTAAGAACCATTGACTTATATTGGACCCTCAGCGAGTTACTTAACCAGGAGAAATGA